From Woronichinia naegeliana WA131, the proteins below share one genomic window:
- a CDS encoding IS4 family transposase, with translation MTTAAVEEYKIMLSVGDTTFLDYRNIKEKREGYGPTGKGGNGLILHSALAIEPEKGQVLGLLWQKLWNREVKEKPPTDETAKQKKERQKEQRKAARQRPFEEKESYKWVEALNTCEKQVESSTRVIHVFDREGDVSEVFDSVRQLKHTGVLVRASHNRSLDKNSERLWQHLESEPIRFHQEIEIPSTGKRKARKVKLAVRFCSVNLRTPYRFDNRDPLNVYAVYATEIDCPEGETPLSWMLLTTEVVETIEMAVTILRWYTYRWRVEEFHKVLKSGCQSERYRLASDGMKTLLGFLSVIAVELLHVTYLHRTQPDALAIEILNPLQLQVLKAAASQKLPPILTVAWAVESVAFLGGYLEHRRKTPLGIQVLWRGWLKLHDLCQGWQLAIRT, from the coding sequence ATGACAACTGCCGCCGTAGAAGAATATAAGATAATGCTATCAGTCGGAGATACGACCTTCTTAGATTATCGCAATATCAAGGAAAAAAGGGAAGGGTATGGGCCGACTGGAAAAGGAGGGAATGGATTAATACTGCATAGTGCTTTAGCAATTGAGCCAGAAAAAGGACAAGTATTAGGTTTATTATGGCAAAAACTGTGGAATAGGGAGGTAAAAGAAAAGCCCCCAACAGATGAAACGGCGAAGCAGAAAAAAGAAAGACAGAAAGAACAAAGAAAAGCAGCTCGTCAAAGACCATTTGAGGAAAAAGAATCCTACAAATGGGTAGAGGCTCTAAACACCTGTGAGAAACAGGTAGAAAGTTCAACGAGGGTAATTCATGTATTTGACAGAGAAGGAGATGTTTCAGAAGTCTTTGACTCAGTGCGTCAACTCAAGCATACAGGAGTGCTGGTCAGAGCGTCTCATAATCGTAGTTTAGACAAAAATAGTGAACGACTTTGGCAACATTTGGAATCAGAACCGATTCGTTTTCATCAAGAAATCGAGATTCCGAGTACAGGAAAAAGAAAAGCACGGAAGGTTAAGCTTGCCGTCCGATTTTGCTCAGTTAATCTACGAACTCCCTATCGTTTTGATAATCGTGACCCGTTGAATGTCTATGCTGTTTATGCGACAGAAATCGATTGTCCCGAAGGCGAAACTCCTTTATCTTGGATGCTTCTGACTACAGAAGTTGTTGAGACTATTGAGATGGCTGTCACTATTCTTCGTTGGTACACCTACCGATGGCGGGTTGAAGAATTTCATAAAGTCCTTAAGTCTGGTTGTCAGAGTGAGCGTTATCGACTTGCCTCTGATGGAATGAAAACTCTTTTGGGTTTTTTAAGTGTCATTGCTGTTGAACTTTTACACGTTACTTATCTTCATCGTACCCAGCCCGATGCTCTCGCGATTGAAATTCTTAATCCTCTTCAACTTCAGGTGTTAAAAGCAGCCGCCTCTCAAAAACTTCCCCCTATTTTGACTGTTGCTTGGGCTGTCGAGTCTGTTGCTTTTCTTGGTGGTTATCTTGAACATCGTCGTAAAACTCCTCTCGGTATCCAAGTCCTTTGGCGCGGTTGGTTGAAGTTGCATGACCTTTGCCAAGGCTGGCAGCTTGCAATCCGCACTTAA
- a CDS encoding transposase, with protein sequence MLEWWTKNFASCELGDERLNNRAFSIGKKLSEGFGKALSEVFKGGNELKRAYEFLGIRKQTLSR encoded by the coding sequence ATGTTGGAATGGTGGACAAAAAACTTTGCCAGTTGTGAATTGGGAGACGAGAGGCTAAACAATCGTGCCTTCTCGATTGGGAAAAAGTTAAGTGAGGGGTTTGGAAAAGCCTTATCAGAAGTGTTTAAGGGAGGAAACGAGTTAAAGAGGGCCTATGAATTTTTGGGAATCCGAAAACAGACTTTGTCAAGATAA
- a CDS encoding transposase codes for METILIQAQTLVYTLLGLMPTSYQRDSLQAMLGLFLEAQGHPLPQHSQTKSPSALSRFLNQYDWGTRQIIRAVRKAILKELLTYAPRGRRPWLQVIVDLTTLEKCGKFKAFEHLIHVLHGKRGLHLLVIYLVIGEFRVPWGFRVWRGKETRSPAQLAVRLVDSLPKELLSAFRVVILADTAFSSVQFLQAMKKRRLAVIVGVRCDRKLADGRQLRDLLKKGQQVTLDGLSFPVTISWFYLKRNGKLEKRFVLSTRPLKSSTIIWWGRRRWSIEGFFKTVKHRFGLHRFGQQTLLGVYRWLLLSMISFLLAHWVYLSTDSSKPPDWGQASASALQTLFPDVALCSLFSQVERLRPLLQSFGLQLQLVAVTT; via the coding sequence ATGGAAACCATTCTTATACAAGCCCAGACCCTAGTTTATACATTGCTAGGTTTGATGCCGACCTCCTATCAACGCGATAGTTTGCAGGCAATGTTGGGGCTATTCCTAGAAGCTCAAGGTCATCCTCTACCCCAACATAGTCAAACAAAATCACCCTCGGCCTTAAGCCGATTTTTGAATCAGTATGATTGGGGTACTCGCCAAATTATCCGAGCAGTGCGAAAAGCAATTCTCAAAGAACTACTTACCTATGCTCCAAGAGGAAGACGACCTTGGTTGCAGGTGATTGTGGACTTAACGACACTGGAGAAATGCGGAAAATTTAAGGCTTTTGAGCATTTAATTCATGTTCTTCACGGGAAGAGGGGTTTACATCTTTTGGTGATTTATCTGGTGATAGGAGAATTTCGAGTCCCCTGGGGATTTCGAGTTTGGAGAGGTAAAGAAACAAGAAGTCCCGCTCAACTCGCGGTGCGATTAGTGGATAGCCTACCCAAAGAACTCCTGAGTGCTTTTCGGGTTGTCATTTTAGCCGATACCGCCTTTAGTAGTGTGCAATTCCTTCAAGCGATGAAAAAACGCCGTCTTGCGGTTATCGTCGGTGTGCGTTGTGACCGTAAATTAGCTGATGGTCGTCAGCTTCGTGATTTGCTCAAAAAAGGACAACAGGTCACTCTTGATGGATTATCTTTCCCTGTTACTATCTCTTGGTTCTACCTCAAACGTAACGGCAAACTCGAAAAACGCTTCGTCTTATCGACTCGTCCTCTTAAGTCCAGTACCATTATCTGGTGGGGACGGCGAAGATGGAGTATTGAGGGCTTTTTCAAGACCGTAAAACATCGTTTTGGTTTACATCGTTTTGGTCAACAAACTCTTCTGGGGGTTTATCGCTGGTTGCTTCTTTCGATGATTAGTTTTCTTCTTGCCCATTGGGTTTATCTTTCTACTGACTCCTCTAAACCACCTGATTGGGGTCAAGCTTCTGCTTCTGCTCTTCAGACACTTTTTCCTGATGTTGCTCTTTGTTCCCTTTTTTCTCAAGTCGAGCGATTACGTCCACTTTTGCAATCTTTTGGACTCCAACTTCAGTTAGTTGCTGTCACAACTTAG
- a CDS encoding IS110 family transposase, with the protein MHKLPTVQLLKGEKKSQVKEFANNLEGFEQLKKWLEQNQLERVHACLEATSTYGHSVATYLHSLGHIVSIVNPARIKGFAQSRLSRTKNDQADATTIARFCAALKPQAWTPPSPEMAQLQSYSRRLRALEQMATQEKNRLKTTVDESLIEDIEAHLVFLETQIDNVKKRQKELLNEYSSLKSQADLLTSIVGIGEPTAMTILAEIGDINQFSSARQLAAFAGLTPQEHQSGTSVKGKTRLCKIGNPHLRRAC; encoded by the coding sequence ATCCATAAACTTCCCACTGTCCAGTTACTCAAAGGAGAGAAAAAAAGTCAGGTTAAAGAATTTGCCAATAACCTTGAAGGGTTCGAGCAACTCAAAAAATGGTTGGAGCAAAACCAACTGGAAAGAGTTCATGCTTGTTTAGAGGCAACTAGTACGTACGGTCATTCAGTAGCAACTTATTTACACAGTTTAGGTCACATTGTCAGTATTGTTAATCCTGCCCGAATTAAGGGATTTGCTCAAAGTCGCTTGAGTCGAACAAAAAATGATCAAGCCGATGCCACAACCATTGCACGATTCTGTGCAGCCCTTAAACCACAAGCTTGGACACCTCCAAGTCCAGAAATGGCACAATTACAGTCTTATAGCCGTCGATTAAGAGCGTTAGAGCAGATGGCAACTCAAGAAAAAAATCGTTTAAAAACAACAGTTGATGAGAGTCTCATAGAAGATATTGAAGCTCATCTTGTATTTTTAGAAACTCAAATTGACAATGTAAAAAAGCGACAAAAAGAATTGTTGAACGAATATAGTTCCCTAAAAAGTCAAGCAGATTTATTGACTTCGATTGTAGGAATTGGTGAGCCGACAGCAATGACAATTCTGGCAGAAATTGGCGATATTAATCAGTTTTCTTCTGCTCGTCAATTAGCGGCATTTGCGGGTTTAACACCTCAAGAGCATCAATCGGGAACCTCTGTTAAAGGGAAAACTCGGTTGTGTAAAATTGGTAATCCTCATTTACGTAGGGCTTGCTGA
- a CDS encoding transposase, whose protein sequence is MYVGDGIKVGKEGRKMPGVKRLHQESEDVSKPEWIRGHYFNALSILVGVGKACFALPLVLRLDDGIKSKATEKGEGKGKKKVKTSLVTKMADLCVTYAEAGSYVILDAYFACEPVLKSFRQNALHLITRVRCSTVAYAPFCSVPTLTGRGRPRIWGSSIKLEKLFALAADFPTAKVWLYGQQVTVSYQCFEFHWDSPHQLVKFVLTQLPNGRRLILLSTDLCLTGPEIIAAYGLRFKIEVTFRQLVHLLGSFAYRFWLKSLPTLPTWPSNLILSDYPQAVQTQILNKVEAFERFVNLNAIALGLLQILALELPQGIWANFPRWFRTLPSHGYPSERIAQLALQHQAQMIFPQSPPSLLLPKFLTAKLASSPSPDMLTFVA, encoded by the coding sequence GTGTATGTGGGTGATGGCATCAAAGTGGGGAAAGAAGGACGCAAGATGCCAGGTGTAAAACGACTACACCAAGAATCGGAAGATGTGTCCAAGCCAGAGTGGATAAGGGGTCATTACTTCAATGCCTTGAGTATTTTGGTGGGAGTAGGGAAAGCCTGCTTTGCCTTGCCCTTAGTGTTGCGGCTAGACGATGGCATCAAGTCCAAAGCAACCGAGAAGGGGGAGGGAAAAGGCAAAAAAAAGGTGAAGACGAGCCTGGTGACAAAAATGGCTGACCTTTGTGTTACTTACGCAGAGGCAGGGAGTTATGTAATTTTGGATGCTTATTTTGCTTGCGAACCAGTGCTCAAAAGTTTTCGCCAGAACGCCTTGCATCTAATCACAAGAGTGCGTTGCTCCACCGTCGCCTATGCCCCCTTTTGTTCCGTGCCGACGCTGACGGGGAGAGGACGACCACGGATTTGGGGGAGTTCGATAAAACTAGAAAAGCTGTTCGCTCTGGCGGCGGACTTTCCGACAGCTAAAGTCTGGCTCTATGGTCAACAAGTCACGGTTTCTTATCAGTGCTTTGAGTTCCACTGGGATAGTCCCCATCAGCTCGTCAAGTTTGTTCTGACCCAATTGCCTAACGGACGACGACTGATTCTGCTTTCTACTGATCTCTGTTTGACTGGACCTGAGATTATTGCCGCTTACGGTCTCCGATTTAAGATTGAAGTCACTTTTCGTCAATTAGTCCATCTTTTGGGCAGCTTTGCCTATCGTTTTTGGCTTAAGAGTCTTCCTACTTTACCTACCTGGCCCAGCAATCTTATCCTCAGTGACTATCCACAAGCTGTTCAGACTCAGATTTTAAACAAGGTAGAAGCCTTTGAGCGTTTTGTTAACCTTAATGCCATTGCTTTAGGGCTACTTCAAATTCTCGCCTTAGAGTTACCCCAGGGGATTTGGGCTAATTTTCCTCGATGGTTTCGGACATTACCATCCCATGGCTACCCTAGTGAACGGATTGCTCAACTAGCCCTTCAACATCAAGCCCAAATGATTTTTCCTCAAAGTCCACCCAGTCTGCTTTTGCCTAAATTCCTTACCGCTAAACTTGCCTCTTCCCCAAGCCCTGATATGCTTACTTTCGTCGCATAG
- a CDS encoding YceD family protein — MQSIYIPHLLQQPQRTQTLYLDGNIPHLETLTPVRGEMKIRHGGTFLEVGVEAETIVTLICDRCAQQYNDRLVLNTSELIWLDKEASQNANYPQEREVSWEDLSETLPPDGHFDIDTWLYEQFTLALPLRRLCGKDCRAPITDIDNQEIKSNLEKAVDHRWLALEILKQQLSQ; from the coding sequence ATGCAATCTATCTATATTCCCCATCTCCTTCAGCAACCCCAACGGACACAGACCCTTTATCTAGATGGCAATATTCCCCATTTAGAGACTTTAACGCCGGTGCGGGGGGAAATGAAAATTCGACATGGTGGTACGTTTTTAGAGGTGGGGGTCGAAGCAGAAACGATTGTCACCTTAATCTGCGATCGCTGTGCTCAACAGTACAATGATCGTCTGGTACTGAATACCTCAGAATTAATCTGGCTCGATAAAGAAGCCTCACAAAATGCCAATTATCCTCAGGAACGAGAAGTTTCTTGGGAAGATTTATCGGAAACCTTGCCACCGGATGGGCATTTTGATATAGACACTTGGCTGTACGAACAATTTACCCTGGCACTCCCCCTACGCCGTCTCTGTGGTAAGGATTGTCGGGCTCCGATCACCGATATTGATAATCAAGAGATCAAAAGCAATTTAGAAAAGGCAGTTGATCATCGCTGGTTAGCCTTGGAAATTTTAAAGCAACAATTATCTCAATAA
- a CDS encoding DUF3007 family protein — translation MRRIDAIAISLGFFLAGGGVYVLLLTIGIDSQKAGIWTQAVLVGGLILWLCSYVFRVLTHDMTYHQQIKDYEEAMIQKRWESLSPEEREKLQAEVEQKRSDLAAKD, via the coding sequence ATGCGACGAATTGACGCGATCGCCATTAGTTTGGGCTTTTTTCTAGCCGGTGGCGGAGTTTATGTGTTGTTGCTCACGATCGGTATCGACAGCCAAAAAGCAGGCATTTGGACTCAAGCCGTTTTAGTCGGGGGTTTAATCCTCTGGCTCTGTTCCTATGTCTTTCGGGTGTTAACCCACGATATGACTTACCATCAACAAATTAAGGATTATGAAGAAGCCATGATCCAAAAACGTTGGGAAAGTCTCAGCCCCGAAGAACGGGAAAAACTTCAGGCAGAAGTGGAACAGAAACGCTCCGATCTGGCCGCCAAGGATTAA
- a CDS encoding NAD(P)H-quinone oxidoreductase subunit L, translating into MDLLVSTLLSETGLVALLYLILSFAYLLVLPALLYFYLKTRWYVVGSIERTFMYFLVFFFFPGLLLLSPILNFRPHRRAV; encoded by the coding sequence ATGGATTTATTGGTATCTACCCTACTCTCAGAAACGGGCCTCGTTGCGTTGCTCTATCTGATTCTGAGTTTTGCTTATTTGTTAGTATTGCCTGCCCTGCTCTATTTTTACTTGAAAACGCGCTGGTATGTTGTGGGTTCGATTGAACGTACCTTTATGTACTTTTTAGTTTTCTTTTTCTTCCCTGGTCTGTTGCTACTCAGTCCTATTCTCAACTTTCGTCCCCATCGTCGGGCCGTTTAG
- a CDS encoding IS1 family transposase — translation MSILKKSYMKILNDVGLCQEKEDALFKKNCPHCYSENVKIHSHYQTKGNGERKMFICQECSSCFAETYGSVIAGLETPLSEIVKVLKARMEGIGLNAAARVFGYAKTTILNWEKKLSGLQETLFLYALVNEFVKLVIEGDELYTKVGKNKEASASEGWTIVLMDRASRFIWHLKCGRKEQKLFLEAMMTVAELFERSAESLQLFTDGEKRYSQLLFNICHEVLKTGKRGRPVKVLPKGMVVRLKNKSSKRRDSEGKLKKVETPKPEHPETTEKPEEKDVHANHVEAFNSAIRRYLAAFRRRTNT, via the coding sequence ATGTCAATATTAAAGAAAAGCTATATGAAAATCCTGAATGATGTTGGCTTGTGCCAAGAGAAAGAGGATGCCTTATTCAAGAAAAACTGTCCTCATTGCTATAGTGAAAATGTAAAAATACATTCTCATTATCAAACGAAAGGTAACGGGGAACGTAAAATGTTCATTTGTCAAGAATGTAGTTCTTGTTTTGCTGAGACTTATGGTAGCGTAATTGCTGGCTTAGAAACCCCATTAAGTGAAATTGTAAAAGTATTAAAAGCCAGAATGGAAGGAATAGGATTGAATGCAGCAGCCCGAGTATTCGGCTACGCGAAAACAACAATATTGAATTGGGAAAAGAAATTATCAGGATTACAAGAGACATTATTTTTATACGCCTTAGTGAATGAATTTGTTAAATTAGTAATAGAAGGGGATGAACTATACACAAAAGTTGGAAAAAATAAAGAAGCAAGTGCCTCTGAGGGGTGGACAATCGTGCTCATGGACAGGGCTAGCCGCTTTATTTGGCATTTAAAATGTGGTCGAAAAGAGCAGAAATTATTTCTAGAAGCAATGATGACGGTAGCGGAATTATTTGAAAGGAGTGCAGAATCTCTCCAGTTATTTACAGATGGAGAAAAGCGATATAGTCAACTGCTATTTAATATTTGTCACGAAGTATTGAAGACTGGAAAACGTGGTCGTCCCGTCAAAGTATTACCGAAGGGAATGGTAGTAAGATTAAAAAATAAGAGTAGTAAACGTCGAGATTCTGAGGGTAAACTAAAGAAAGTAGAAACTCCGAAACCAGAACATCCAGAGACAACAGAAAAACCAGAAGAAAAGGACGTCCATGCCAACCACGTTGAGGCATTTAATAGTGCTATCCGACGCTATTTAGCCGCCTTTCGTCGTCGTACAAATACTTAG
- a CDS encoding IS4 family transposase: MNQYNALKQALKPHLGWHGARLSFLALFLLALLKVKTVNLKELALGFEGRALVDSHYKRLQRFFSGFELDYHHIARIVVSWLDIPQPWVLSIDRTTWEFGSHGYNILTVGIVHEGVAIPILWWMLSKKKGNSNSDERMRFIEEMLKIFPTALIRCLCGDREFIGQAWLRYLLLEPLLAFCLRIRATDKIEHNGKLLAAKVIFAHLAIGESQRLQGSCRVWGYPVSVEALRLPDNSLLIVIGHPDSQGLIHDYALRWGIETLFGIFKTRGFCLESTHFTDPKRLRKLLALLTLALAWSLKTGLAIHHLHPIPLKKHGRLAQSLFRLGFDHLRHLVLNPSLPNFSLFLDSLHFLSCT, encoded by the coding sequence ATGAACCAATATAACGCATTGAAACAAGCCCTAAAACCCCATTTGGGATGGCATGGTGCCAGACTCTCCTTCCTAGCCTTGTTCTTACTCGCCCTCCTCAAAGTGAAAACGGTTAACCTTAAAGAATTGGCTCTGGGTTTTGAAGGTCGGGCATTGGTGGATTCTCATTACAAACGCTTACAACGCTTTTTCTCAGGATTTGAGCTGGATTACCATCACATTGCCCGTATTGTAGTCAGTTGGCTGGATATCCCTCAACCTTGGGTATTAAGTATTGACCGCACAACCTGGGAGTTTGGCAGTCATGGTTATAATATCCTCACTGTCGGCATTGTCCATGAAGGAGTAGCCATTCCCATCTTGTGGTGGATGCTTAGCAAGAAAAAGGGCAATTCTAACAGTGATGAACGAATGCGTTTTATCGAGGAGATGCTCAAGATTTTTCCCACCGCCCTGATTCGTTGTTTATGTGGCGACCGTGAGTTTATTGGTCAGGCTTGGCTTCGCTATCTTCTGCTCGAACCGCTACTGGCTTTCTGTCTGAGAATTCGGGCTACGGACAAGATTGAGCACAATGGCAAGCTTTTGGCCGCCAAAGTCATTTTTGCCCATCTTGCTATTGGTGAATCTCAACGTCTTCAAGGGAGTTGTCGGGTTTGGGGATATCCTGTTTCTGTAGAGGCTCTTCGCTTGCCTGATAATTCTCTACTCATCGTCATTGGACATCCCGATTCCCAAGGTCTTATTCACGATTATGCCCTGCGTTGGGGCATTGAAACCCTTTTTGGCATCTTTAAGACTCGTGGCTTTTGCTTGGAATCTACTCACTTTACTGACCCCAAGCGTCTTCGTAAGCTTTTGGCTTTACTGACTTTAGCTTTGGCTTGGTCTCTCAAAACTGGTCTAGCAATTCATCATCTTCATCCCATTCCCCTCAAGAAACATGGTCGCCTAGCGCAGAGTCTTTTTCGTCTTGGTTTTGACCATCTTCGTCATCTTGTTCTTAATCCTTCTCTACCCAATTTTTCTCTTTTTCTCGACTCCCTACATTTTTTGTCCTGTACTTAG
- a CDS encoding transposase — protein MEKETGILLGNTQLRNMLKKKRFVYIWAKYSLEDKKDEQKREEFRKKVEEYKKLLKEKPESIQIWFWDESGFSLRVIRRKHWTKKGKRKKVRGDRRKGRVNVMGGIRYTDKKRWVDLIPTGNSQNFKSVLLKFYKDIQTGQCEVLGKSTSLLGFQPPTSFTPLPDSQSLKGFQCKAFRHFVKMSDRELRTLQIQREWIEQGNKKEDFEKNGALPLSVCNVILRVKAS, from the coding sequence ATGGAAAAAGAAACGGGTATATTGTTAGGAAATACACAACTTAGAAATATGCTTAAAAAAAAGCGATTTGTCTACATCTGGGCAAAATATAGTCTAGAAGATAAAAAAGATGAGCAAAAAAGAGAGGAATTTAGAAAGAAAGTTGAAGAGTACAAGAAGCTTTTGAAAGAAAAGCCAGAATCAATCCAGATATGGTTTTGGGATGAAAGTGGCTTCAGCTTAAGAGTAATACGGAGAAAACATTGGACAAAAAAAGGAAAGCGTAAAAAAGTGAGGGGAGATAGAAGAAAAGGAAGAGTCAATGTAATGGGTGGTATTAGATATACTGACAAAAAACGGTGGGTTGATTTGATTCCCACTGGTAACTCTCAGAACTTCAAGAGTGTATTATTAAAATTTTACAAAGACATACAAACTGGACAGTGCGAAGTTCTAGGAAAATCAACGAGTTTACTAGGGTTTCAGCCCCCAACGTCCTTCACCCCTCTTCCAGACTCACAATCGCTGAAAGGCTTTCAATGCAAGGCTTTTAGGCATTTTGTCAAAATGTCTGACAGAGAACTTCGCACTCTCCAGATACAAAGAGAATGGATAGAACAAGGAAATAAAAAAGAAGACTTTGAAAAGAATGGGGCTCTTCCCTTGTCTGTGTGTAATGTTATATTACGAGTTAAAGCAAGCTAA
- a CDS encoding helix-turn-helix domain-containing protein, with translation MTMLTLNFLDQKTKKELQKALKTEEHAVTRERILIMLLRNEGKTYDEISGLLGCCKRQVWYWCNNGNPKEIESLRDKRKKGNHRKVTEEYIEKLTEIIIKEPEEFGYEFGR, from the coding sequence ATGACTATGCTGACGTTAAACTTCTTAGACCAAAAGACCAAGAAAGAGCTACAAAAAGCCCTTAAAACGGAAGAGCACGCAGTTACAAGAGAGAGAATATTGATTATGTTACTGAGAAATGAAGGAAAAACGTATGATGAAATATCAGGATTATTAGGATGTTGCAAACGACAAGTGTGGTACTGGTGCAATAATGGAAATCCGAAAGAGATAGAAAGCTTAAGAGACAAAAGAAAAAAAGGAAATCACAGGAAAGTAACAGAAGAATACATAGAGAAATTGACGGAGATAATAATCAAAGAGCCTGAAGAGTTTGGATATGAATTTGGACGTTAG
- a CDS encoding ISAs1 family transposase codes for MAKGFGARVLTPQQEKEVKIIKRSILKHFQCLKEPRTGRRQDHNLTAIVTIGILAVLSGADGFVAIEAYGKAKREWLEMFLELPKGIPSHDTFGRVFGMLETEELEKSFLSWISSLTEKMDIELIQIDGKTKRGSYDREKGLNALHSISAWSSERGLMLAQKKVDSKSNEIKAVPLLLKLLNIKGAVVTLDAMGTQTEIAKQIKQGEGDYVLALKGNQGKLNKQVRDWFKQAVAQNWQGIEYSYHEKTEKGHYRLETRQVWTVSINQLSALHRQNQWVGLATVVMVKSKTQFGHKTTETFRYYISSLPTDAERHSHVIRSYWSIENSLHWVLDVTFNEDASRVRQGNAADNLGLLRRLSINLLKHEPSQKSLKMKRYLAAMDNNFLLQVLAASSRE; via the coding sequence ATGGCAAAAGGCTTCGGCGCAAGAGTTCTAACCCCACAACAAGAAAAAGAAGTCAAAATTATCAAAAGAAGCATACTGAAACATTTTCAGTGCCTAAAAGAACCGAGAACAGGGAGAAGGCAAGACCATAACTTAACAGCAATTGTCACCATAGGAATATTGGCAGTATTGTCAGGGGCAGATGGCTTCGTAGCAATTGAAGCCTATGGCAAAGCCAAACGAGAATGGCTAGAAATGTTTCTAGAGTTACCAAAGGGAATTCCCTCTCACGATACCTTTGGAAGAGTATTTGGAATGTTGGAAACAGAAGAACTAGAAAAAAGTTTTCTGAGCTGGATAAGCAGTCTAACGGAGAAAATGGACATAGAGCTGATACAGATAGATGGAAAAACGAAAAGAGGTTCTTATGATAGGGAAAAAGGACTAAATGCGTTACACAGCATAAGTGCGTGGAGTAGTGAGCGGGGACTGATGTTAGCGCAAAAGAAAGTAGATAGTAAATCTAATGAAATAAAAGCAGTCCCCTTGTTACTGAAGTTACTTAACATCAAGGGGGCAGTAGTAACCCTAGATGCAATGGGAACGCAGACAGAAATCGCAAAACAAATAAAGCAAGGTGAAGGTGACTATGTATTGGCTCTCAAAGGAAATCAGGGCAAACTTAATAAACAAGTTAGGGATTGGTTTAAACAAGCGGTCGCTCAGAACTGGCAAGGAATTGAATACAGTTATCATGAGAAGACAGAAAAAGGACATTACCGTTTAGAAACTCGTCAAGTCTGGACAGTGTCAATCAATCAGCTTTCCGCATTGCATCGCCAAAATCAGTGGGTCGGTTTAGCAACTGTTGTGATGGTTAAAAGTAAAACTCAATTCGGTCATAAAACAACAGAGACGTTTCGCTATTATATTAGCAGTCTTCCTACGGATGCCGAACGTCATAGCCATGTGATTCGTTCTTACTGGAGTATTGAAAATAGTCTGCATTGGGTTTTAGATGTCACTTTTAATGAGGATGCGAGTCGAGTGCGTCAAGGCAATGCGGCTGATAATTTGGGCTTGCTCCGTCGTTTAAGTATTAATTTGCTTAAACATGAGCCATCTCAAAAAAGCTTGAAGATGAAGCGTTATTTGGCGGCGATGGACAACAATTTTCTTCTACAGGTTTTAGCAGCTAGTTCACGGGAGTGA